The following are from one region of the Chionomys nivalis chromosome 16, mChiNiv1.1, whole genome shotgun sequence genome:
- the LOC130888130 gene encoding protein BUD31 homolog: MPKVKRSRKAPPDGWELIEPTLDELDQKMREAETEPHEGKRKVESLWPIFRIHHQKTRYIFDLFYKQKAISRELYEYCIKEGYADKNLIAKWKKQGYENLCCLRCIQTRDTNFGTNCVCRVPKSKLEVGHIIECTHCGCRSCSG; encoded by the coding sequence ATGCCCAAAGTCAAAAGAAGCCGGAAAGCTCCTCCAGATGGTTGGGAATTGATCGAACCAACACTGGATGAACTAGATCAAAAGATGAGAGAAGCTGAAACTGAACCCcatgagggaaagagaaaagtggaATCTCTGTGGCCTATTTTCAGAATCCATCACCAGAAAACGCGATATATATTTGACCTGTTTTATAAGCAGAAAGCCATTAGTAGAGAGCTCTATGAATACTGCATTAAAGAAGGCTATGCAGACAAAAACCTAATTGCCAAGTGGAAAAAGCAGGGCTACGAGAATTTATGCTGCCTACGCTGCATTCAGACCAGGGACACCAACTTTGGGACGAACTGCGTTTGCCGAGTtccaaaaagcaagctggaagTGGGTCACATCATCGAGTGCACGCACTGTGGCTGCAGAAGTTGCTCTGGCTGA